Proteins encoded within one genomic window of Vicia villosa cultivar HV-30 ecotype Madison, WI unplaced genomic scaffold, Vvil1.0 ctg.001165F_1_1, whole genome shotgun sequence:
- the LOC131633692 gene encoding protein LAZY 1-like isoform X1 has protein sequence MKLFQWVHRKLQQNNIDPSKDFTLAPISGNPCLTVQLTLESQYSRSKPSFSSINLPSFITPHHQESQTSWCKEEETSAVISELFEGFLTIGTLGAEAVTNEPATPTFATSLENLPKKDADVTETELKLISYELEKFLEAEEESLYESSGRYSRLSNITLSEKQTDGSEAEDCGNKAVFPLQEYLLGSSFGIPEKVEVKKERASLAELFQRTKTTDEDCIETRVKETQAKHAHKFAMHIMKKMLKMVHSSSKSCKTAGNIADSTTTNTKFSKVLRKFHRKVYPEDTMNAKSVAKSHKGKIKNIPCDIGETTNTDPGRRFHSGGTSKNEHWTGKNEHWIKTDTEYLVLEL, from the exons ATGAAG TTGTTTCAATGGGTGCATCGAAAACTTCAGCAGAATAATATTGATCCCTCCAAGGATTTCACTCTTG CTCCAATTTCAGGAAATCCTTGTCTTACAGTGCAGCTAACGCTCGAGAGCCAATACTCTCGATCAAAGCCAAGCTTTAGTTCCATTAACCTTCCTAGTTTCATAACGCCGCACCATCAGGAAAGTCAGACATCTTGGTGTAAAGAAGAAGAAACATCTGCAGTAATCTCCGAGCTCTTTGAAGGCTTTCTGACAATCGGAACACTTGGTGCAGAGGCAGTTACTAATGAGCCAGCAACACCAACATTTGCCACGTCTTTAGAAAACCTACCAAAGAAAGATGCAGACGTGACAGAGACTGAACTGAAGCTCATTAGTTACGAGCTTGAGAAATTCCTTGAGGCTGAAGAAGAAAGTTTATATGAATCATCGGGAAGATATAGCCGTCTTAGCAACATCACACTTAGCGAAAAGCAAACAGATGGATCCGAAGCTGAAGATTGTGGAAACAAGGCTGTATTTCCACTGCAGGAATATTTATTGGGGTCATCGTTTGGAATACCGGAGAAAGTAGAAGTGAAGAAAGAGAGGGCATCACTTGCTGAGCTATTTCAAAGGACAAAGACAACAGATGAAGACTGTATAGAGACAAGAGTAAAAGAGACACAAGCCAAGCATGCTCATAAGTTTGCCATGCATATTATGAAAAAGATGTTGAAAATGGTCCACAGCTCTTCGAAAAGCTGTAAAACCGCAGGGAATATTGCTGATTCTACTACAACCAATACAAAGTTCAGTAAG GTTCTACGTAAGTTTCACAGAAAAGTCTATCCTGAAGATACCATGAATGCAAAAAGTGTTGCTAAATCTCACAAAGGAAAGATTAAAAATATTCCCTGTGATATTGGAGAAACCACAAACACAGATCCTGGCAGAAGATTTCATTCTGGTGGCACGTCTAAAAATGAGCATTGGACTGGGAAAAATGAGCATTGGATCAAAACAGATACAGAGT ATTTGGTGCTGGAGCTGTAG
- the LOC131633692 gene encoding protein LAZY 1-like isoform X2 — protein sequence MKLFQWVHRKLQQNNIDPSKDFTLGNPCLTVQLTLESQYSRSKPSFSSINLPSFITPHHQESQTSWCKEEETSAVISELFEGFLTIGTLGAEAVTNEPATPTFATSLENLPKKDADVTETELKLISYELEKFLEAEEESLYESSGRYSRLSNITLSEKQTDGSEAEDCGNKAVFPLQEYLLGSSFGIPEKVEVKKERASLAELFQRTKTTDEDCIETRVKETQAKHAHKFAMHIMKKMLKMVHSSSKSCKTAGNIADSTTTNTKFSKVLRKFHRKVYPEDTMNAKSVAKSHKGKIKNIPCDIGETTNTDPGRRFHSGGTSKNEHWTGKNEHWIKTDTEYLVLEL from the exons ATGAAG TTGTTTCAATGGGTGCATCGAAAACTTCAGCAGAATAATATTGATCCCTCCAAGGATTTCACTCTTG GAAATCCTTGTCTTACAGTGCAGCTAACGCTCGAGAGCCAATACTCTCGATCAAAGCCAAGCTTTAGTTCCATTAACCTTCCTAGTTTCATAACGCCGCACCATCAGGAAAGTCAGACATCTTGGTGTAAAGAAGAAGAAACATCTGCAGTAATCTCCGAGCTCTTTGAAGGCTTTCTGACAATCGGAACACTTGGTGCAGAGGCAGTTACTAATGAGCCAGCAACACCAACATTTGCCACGTCTTTAGAAAACCTACCAAAGAAAGATGCAGACGTGACAGAGACTGAACTGAAGCTCATTAGTTACGAGCTTGAGAAATTCCTTGAGGCTGAAGAAGAAAGTTTATATGAATCATCGGGAAGATATAGCCGTCTTAGCAACATCACACTTAGCGAAAAGCAAACAGATGGATCCGAAGCTGAAGATTGTGGAAACAAGGCTGTATTTCCACTGCAGGAATATTTATTGGGGTCATCGTTTGGAATACCGGAGAAAGTAGAAGTGAAGAAAGAGAGGGCATCACTTGCTGAGCTATTTCAAAGGACAAAGACAACAGATGAAGACTGTATAGAGACAAGAGTAAAAGAGACACAAGCCAAGCATGCTCATAAGTTTGCCATGCATATTATGAAAAAGATGTTGAAAATGGTCCACAGCTCTTCGAAAAGCTGTAAAACCGCAGGGAATATTGCTGATTCTACTACAACCAATACAAAGTTCAGTAAG GTTCTACGTAAGTTTCACAGAAAAGTCTATCCTGAAGATACCATGAATGCAAAAAGTGTTGCTAAATCTCACAAAGGAAAGATTAAAAATATTCCCTGTGATATTGGAGAAACCACAAACACAGATCCTGGCAGAAGATTTCATTCTGGTGGCACGTCTAAAAATGAGCATTGGACTGGGAAAAATGAGCATTGGATCAAAACAGATACAGAGT ATTTGGTGCTGGAGCTGTAG